The following nucleotide sequence is from Candidatus Hydrogenedentota bacterium.
ATGACGACATTGCCCGCGAACACCATCTCGCCCTGCTCGAAATCCCACTCCGCCTTGTCGGCACTGACCGCGGCCACGGGGTGGTTCACCTGCACACTGCCCTGCATCAGGATACGCGAGGGCTTGCCGCCCTCGCCCGCGTACTCGAAGGTCATGGTGCGCGCGCGGATGGGCACGGGCTTCTGTTCGGGGTCGTCGGATAGGAGCGTGATCTCCACGCCGCCGGACATGGTCTCGAAACTGCCGTTTTCGATGCTGCCCGTAACCTCGCCGATGTAGTCCGCCTTCATGGCGTTATAGCCGCCGCTCAGGGCGCCGCCCTGTGCGACGGCCGCCGCCGCGGCGCAAATGGCCAGAATTGCCAGCATGACGCTTCTCATTGGGCGGGTTCTCCAAAACGCACCATGCCGGAAACGTTCGTCAACACGAACTTCTCGGATTCCGGGAACAGGCGCAAACTGGACGCGCGCAACTGGAGTCTCCGGCTGCTGACCTGAAGATCATTGTCGGAGCGGGCCAGGCCCTCTTCCCCTTCTTCGCGCGGATTGATCCATTCGATATCGGCGAGTTCGAGGGTCATGTCGCCGACATAGGCGGTCACGCCCCCTTCGAGCAGCGCCCCGCTCTCTTCCTGAAACCGGCCGCGCGCCGCTTGCAGCATGATTTCTTCCTCATCCGGATTCTTGCCATAGATGGCGGCCTGCGCGTTCTCGAACGACCACACCTGGTCGTCGAGCATGGTGAAATACTCCGCGTGCACCCAGAACGTGGGCTTGCGCGCCGCGCCCGCGGTGGGCCGCGCATCGTGCATGTACAGGTTGATGCCGCTGCTCATGCGCACGGCGGCGTCGCTGCCGGCCCCGCCTGCCGCCGGTTCCTGCGGGGCGGGCGGGGCAATGCCGGGGCCACAGCCCAGCGCCCCCAACGCGAGGGCGACACAACAGATGTTGCGCCGCGCCGTCACAATTGCCTCTCGTTCCGCTCATACACGAGGCGCAGGCCCTTCAATGTGAGCAACGGGTCAACCACGTCAATGGTCTCGGCCAGTTCCGCGACGACGTCGGACAGACCGCCCGTGGCGACGACCACGGGCGTGCACTGCATCTCGCGGCCCATGCGCCGCACCACGCCGTCAACCAGGTCCGCGTAACCGTACGTGAGTCCGGACCGGATATTCGCAATCGTGTCACGCCCGATCACGGTGGGCGGCACGGCGATATCGACGCGCGGCAGTTTCGCGCAGCGCTCGAACAGCACGTCGGCCGAAAGCTGCAGCCCCGGCACGATGACGCCGCCGCGCCACTCGCCCTTGGCCGTCACGGCGTCGAACGTGGTGGCGGTGCCGAAGTCAAGGACAATGAGCGGCCCCTCGTGCTCGGCGCGCGCCGCAACGGAATTGACGATCCGGTCCGCGCCGACTTCTTTCGGGTTTTCGACCTGAAGCACCAGACCCGTCTTGACACCGGGCCCGACCATGAGCAGCTTCGCGCCGAAAACCTTCTTGCTCACGTGTTCGAGCGCGATGTTGATCTGCGGCACGACGCTCGAGATGCAGCATCCCTCGATAATGCCCGGGTCGAGGCCGGCGCTTTGCAGCAGCATGAAGAACAGCACGCGCAGCTCGTCGCTGGTGCGGTAATTGTTGGTGAATATGCGCCAGTGCCCGCGCAGGGTCTCGCCATCGTACAGGCCCAGCACCGTATGCGTGTTGCCGACGTCCATCACCAGCAGCATGGCTCAGGCTCCGTCCGCGTAGGCGATGGGCCCGCGCACGAGACGGTGCATGCGGCCCCCGCTCCGCACGAGCAGCGCGCCGTCTTCGTCAAGAGCCGCCGCTTCACCCGTAATGTCGCCTTGCCGCACCCTGCGCCCCAAGACGCCGCACGCGGCCGCCCATTCCTCCTGCATCTCGCGGCCGCGCCCATCCCGCAGCTGGGCGACACGCCGGTCCAGCATGCGCAACACGCCGCAAAGCAAGGCGGCACGGTCCCACGCGCGCCCGGTAAGATATTGGAGCGACCCGGCGGTCTCGCGCAGTTCC
It contains:
- a CDS encoding type III pantothenate kinase, translated to MLLVMDVGNTHTVLGLYDGETLRGHWRIFTNNYRTSDELRVLFFMLLQSAGLDPGIIEGCCISSVVPQINIALEHVSKKVFGAKLLMVGPGVKTGLVLQVENPKEVGADRIVNSVAARAEHEGPLIVLDFGTATTFDAVTAKGEWRGGVIVPGLQLSADVLFERCAKLPRVDIAVPPTVIGRDTIANIRSGLTYGYADLVDGVVRRMGREMQCTPVVVATGGLSDVVAELAETIDVVDPLLTLKGLRLVYERNERQL
- a CDS encoding biotin--[acetyl-CoA-carboxylase] ligase, which gives rise to ADAQTAGRGCSGRSWHSAPGLGLWLSVSLRGAAAGLTSAGALAVRDAARSGARLTVRWPNDLVCAGRKVAGVLVEHRNGWNAIGIGINVHHFPEDFPPELRETAGSLQYLTGRAWDRAALLCGVLRMLDRRVAQLRDGRGREMQEEWAAACGVLGRRVRQGDITGEAAALDEDGALLVRSGGRMHRLVRGPIAYADGA